Proteins encoded by one window of Fischerella sp. PCC 9605:
- a CDS encoding pentapeptide repeat-containing protein, producing the protein MAILIIFLSVIVAHFVAKSSEERVLSFNDFTVIKIFTGIIFSLAIVKASSEVTSFNNKPKPSFLFLKSWAIALSTWGSTCFYNLDLSGVDFTEAIVANTDFRGNKFYRTCLINVKGLDRARVDNRYLDLDNPKVQKLLTEGWCDDCNFSWLNLQGAYLRNAVLRDFNFTETNLNGANLSAADLRDAILVHAQCIDVDFTGANLTGICIQDWSVNSQTRFDNVKCDYIYRKIDDRGKPCDRYPLDRNFEPREFESLYQEVGNVVELVFKEGMNWRAFAFTLQKLQIEDDGLGLQLKGIEKRGDMWVVKVTHNENVPTQEVEKRLNGSYTQLQQLLAAKEQQINRLLGIVENQTEAIKEISKRFGNNFWITGSTITNLSGSGQIEYHEAADQLRKIVANSSDQVQLKATVQNLLAQLQGQNVATTAGTQAELIKQVLLTEAEKDPVFKQLLVLQGQQFADVIPEEAIATAIREAIASLG; encoded by the coding sequence ATGGCGATTTTGATTATTTTTTTATCAGTTATAGTTGCCCATTTCGTTGCTAAATCTTCTGAAGAAAGAGTATTAAGTTTTAATGATTTCACAGTTATAAAAATATTTACGGGAATTATTTTTAGCCTTGCAATTGTCAAAGCTAGTTCTGAAGTTACGAGTTTTAACAATAAGCCAAAGCCAAGCTTTTTGTTTTTAAAATCTTGGGCGATCGCCTTAAGCACTTGGGGCAGTACTTGTTTTTACAATTTAGACCTTAGCGGTGTTGATTTTACAGAAGCTATAGTAGCAAATACTGACTTTAGAGGCAATAAATTTTACAGAACTTGTTTAATAAATGTAAAAGGTTTAGATAGAGCGAGAGTAGACAACCGCTATCTAGACTTAGATAATCCGAAAGTGCAAAAACTACTAACAGAGGGATGGTGTGATGATTGCAATTTTAGTTGGCTGAATTTGCAAGGAGCATATTTACGGAATGCAGTTCTGCGAGATTTCAACTTTACAGAAACTAACCTCAATGGAGCAAATTTGAGTGCAGCCGATCTACGAGATGCAATTTTGGTGCATGCTCAATGTATAGACGTTGACTTTACTGGTGCTAACTTAACCGGAATTTGCATTCAGGATTGGAGCGTCAACAGTCAAACCCGCTTTGACAATGTCAAATGTGACTATATATACCGCAAAATAGACGATCGAGGAAAGCCATGCGATCGCTACCCATTAGACCGCAACTTTGAACCTAGAGAATTTGAATCCCTCTATCAAGAAGTCGGTAATGTCGTTGAATTGGTTTTCAAAGAAGGAATGAACTGGCGTGCTTTCGCGTTCACCCTGCAAAAACTCCAAATAGAAGATGACGGTTTAGGATTACAACTCAAAGGAATAGAAAAACGAGGGGATATGTGGGTCGTGAAGGTGACTCATAACGAGAACGTCCCTACCCAAGAAGTAGAGAAACGCCTGAATGGTTCCTATACACAGTTACAGCAATTACTTGCTGCTAAAGAACAGCAAATTAACAGATTACTAGGAATTGTCGAAAACCAAACAGAGGCAATTAAAGAAATTAGTAAACGTTTTGGTAATAATTTCTGGATTACTGGTAGCACAATCACCAACTTGTCTGGCTCTGGGCAAATTGAATATCATGAAGCTGCCGATCAACTTCGTAAGATCGTTGCTAATAGTTCCGATCAAGTACAACTAAAGGCAACTGTACAAAATCTACTTGCCCAACTCCAAGGACAAAACGTGGCTACCACAGCTGGAACTCAAGCGGAACTGATTAAGCAAGTGCTTTTAACAGAAGCAGAAAAAGACCCTGTGTTTAAACAGCTTTTGGTTTTACAAGGTCAGCAATTCGCTGATGTTATTCCTGAAGAAGCGATCGCTACTGCAATCCGAGAAGCGATCGCCTCACTTGGTTAA
- a CDS encoding trypsin-like peptidase domain-containing protein, which yields MNKIINHLQTTERICQVVNNKMICQVITGNIPHVGTVLDFPTEETRIDDEKIAEIIKLRKPGTKPFRYLSVGDPNYLPFSFLERGLRCGAAVCLLRRPYSPQDLMDIIRDYTTDEFPAILDILSQELAIEPEFWQRFTKVSEALEDENFNNCMTQNRDKRILVPIATGFLVGRNYLLTNHHVLPSIEEAEDFIAQFRYETDELERDNNCANYRFDTSFFKTNDKLDYTLVKLHSLSEEERLKNRLSFLEAGDNFGWLSMQKEDRLISPTLTIDDAKRIQEKLPEAWKNIPEDLQNKATISGLPGEPVNIIQHPRGRYKEIILSDNRVQVIYENFLEYAADADFGSSGSPVFNVQWQLVGLHHAALVESNNEANDNSSETQIKVRGNVGIRIHQIVKDLEGQEGTEDFLNEFVYNQGRTKRKVYILAGRKREDVFEREEDAEIDAQITKALGQEIVNILKTSFPSNFNPQLVPEENLSSQEDAIAWINQRTEQDYKVGDVALEILTNYASQPPQKSPYSKTFEVRGATVYYIQFKSERKAHAEMLLNSLVKKVPELPNRGAQPDTAVIVQGLDFCRDIKMPSLDLFVGYLNNSKDLELLKNRTNDIASGIANGLVEWSNYLCPQPQQQALLASQKKYVSSVPEIKNDK from the coding sequence ATGAATAAAATAATTAACCATCTACAAACTACAGAACGTATTTGTCAGGTGGTTAATAACAAAATGATTTGCCAAGTAATCACTGGCAATATACCTCACGTAGGAACAGTATTAGACTTTCCAACAGAAGAAACAAGAATAGATGATGAAAAAATAGCCGAAATTATTAAACTACGTAAACCCGGAACCAAACCATTTCGTTATTTATCTGTTGGCGATCCAAATTATTTACCATTCTCATTTTTAGAACGAGGTTTGAGATGTGGTGCAGCAGTCTGCTTACTAAGGCGTCCGTACTCTCCTCAAGATTTGATGGATATAATTAGAGACTATACTACCGATGAATTTCCTGCAATACTTGATATTCTTTCCCAAGAGCTTGCTATTGAACCAGAATTTTGGCAGAGGTTTACAAAGGTTTCAGAAGCTCTGGAAGATGAAAATTTTAACAATTGCATGACACAAAATCGTGATAAACGAATTTTAGTACCAATTGCTACTGGCTTTCTAGTTGGTAGAAATTATTTATTAACTAATCATCATGTATTGCCCAGTATAGAAGAGGCAGAAGATTTTATTGCTCAATTTCGATATGAAACAGATGAATTAGAACGAGATAATAATTGTGCCAATTATAGGTTCGATACAAGTTTCTTTAAAACGAATGATAAATTAGATTATACTCTGGTCAAACTTCATAGCCTGAGTGAAGAAGAAAGGCTAAAAAATAGGCTATCCTTCTTGGAAGCAGGAGATAATTTTGGGTGGTTATCAATGCAAAAAGAAGATAGACTTATATCACCTACCCTGACTATAGATGACGCCAAACGTATCCAAGAAAAACTTCCAGAAGCATGGAAAAATATTCCAGAAGATTTACAAAACAAGGCAACGATATCTGGATTACCAGGAGAACCTGTCAATATTATTCAACATCCCCGAGGTAGATACAAAGAAATTATCCTATCAGATAATAGAGTGCAAGTAATCTATGAGAATTTCCTAGAATATGCAGCTGATGCTGATTTTGGTTCATCTGGTAGTCCAGTATTTAATGTGCAATGGCAGTTAGTCGGCTTGCATCATGCAGCTTTAGTTGAATCAAACAATGAAGCCAATGATAATTCCTCAGAGACTCAGATAAAAGTGAGGGGAAATGTAGGCATCCGAATTCATCAGATTGTGAAAGATTTAGAAGGACAGGAAGGTACAGAAGATTTTTTAAATGAATTTGTTTACAATCAAGGCAGAACAAAAAGAAAAGTATATATTTTAGCGGGGCGCAAGAGAGAAGATGTATTTGAACGAGAAGAAGATGCAGAAATTGACGCTCAAATCACAAAAGCACTGGGTCAGGAAATTGTTAATATTCTGAAAACTAGTTTTCCCTCTAACTTTAACCCTCAACTTGTTCCTGAAGAGAATCTTAGCAGCCAAGAAGATGCGATCGCATGGATTAACCAAAGAACAGAACAAGACTATAAAGTTGGGGATGTAGCATTAGAAATCTTAACAAACTATGCTTCTCAACCTCCGCAAAAATCTCCATACTCAAAAACTTTTGAAGTCAGAGGAGCAACTGTTTACTATATTCAGTTCAAATCTGAGCGAAAAGCTCATGCTGAAATGTTGTTAAATTCACTAGTGAAGAAAGTACCTGAGCTACCTAATCGAGGAGCACAACCAGACACAGCAGTTATTGTTCAGGGTTTAGATTTCTGTCGTGATATCAAGATGCCCTCTCTAGATTTATTTGTAGGGTACTTAAATAATTCAAAGGATCTGGAACTCCTGAAAAATCGAACTAACGACATAGCCTCAGGAATAGCTAATGGACTGGTTGAATGGAGTAATTACCTATGTCCGCAACCCCAGCAACAAGCGTTGTTAGCCTCACAAAAAAAATATGTTTCTTCAGTACCTGAAATAAAAAATGACAAATGA
- a CDS encoding CHAT domain-containing protein, with amino-acid sequence MTNEKIKILILAANPVDTGRLRLDEEMREIYEALERAKMRDQFEIISQWAVRPNDLLHAIVKHKPQIVHFSGHGAGIEGLALEDDSGHMQLVSTEALTQLFKLFKEKIQCILLNACYSEAQAEAIHQHIDYVIGMNKAVGDRAAIRFAEAFYQGLGNELSIEDAYELGRVAIQLAGIPESLTPILKNLPKPTAENQTSSQQEQKQAKSEEISPFSNVFNISDSNIKNVSGSGTINYQEFSS; translated from the coding sequence ATGACAAATGAAAAGATTAAAATCCTAATCCTGGCAGCAAACCCAGTTGATACAGGCAGGTTACGCCTCGATGAAGAAATGCGGGAAATCTACGAAGCCTTGGAAAGAGCCAAAATGCGAGATCAGTTTGAAATTATCTCGCAGTGGGCAGTGCGCCCTAACGATTTGCTACATGCCATAGTCAAGCATAAGCCACAAATTGTTCATTTTTCTGGACATGGAGCCGGAATTGAAGGATTAGCCTTAGAGGATGACTCAGGGCACATGCAGCTTGTCAGTACAGAAGCTTTAACGCAGCTATTTAAACTGTTTAAAGAGAAAATTCAGTGTATTTTGCTCAACGCCTGCTATAGCGAGGCTCAAGCTGAGGCAATTCACCAACACATTGACTATGTAATTGGGATGAATAAGGCAGTTGGCGATCGCGCCGCAATCAGATTTGCTGAGGCATTTTATCAAGGATTGGGCAACGAACTATCAATTGAGGATGCCTATGAACTTGGACGGGTTGCCATTCAACTAGCAGGCATTCCAGAGTCTCTCACTCCCATCCTCAAAAATCTACCAAAACCGACTGCTGAAAATCAAACCAGTTCTCAGCAGGAGCAAAAACAAGCAAAATCCGAAGAAATTTCACCTTTTAGCAACGTTTTTAATATATCAGACAGCAACATCAAAAACGTTAGTGGCTCAGGAACAATCAATTATCAAGAGTTTTCTAGCTGA
- the selD gene encoding selenide, water dikinase SelD, producing the protein MQQNLQPIVQDLVLIGGGHSHAIALLMFGMKPLPGVRLTLITEKNDTPYSGMLPGHIAGFYSHDECHIDLRRSTNFAQAQLYIDRVVGLDLENKKVICANRPEVAFDVLSIDIGSTPATISVPGAAEYAIGAKPVSKLLEHWDQLLKNLAEKPQKSLKIAIVGGGAGGVELSLSMQAHIKGTRDWGLFTGENTSRLGQERGLGEARVRKERPNFKRRRRGFLHEQFRTRKGLVPDGGLANPKGDWVLDRKMGSEFRSIPDFGDFPESSFKREALEIHLFQRDAELMPSYHRSVRRVVKQLLIERGIQLHLGESVCKVEPKHLTPSPSPLAERGEYKERGEYKIVCESGLTVECDRIFWVTQASAPQWFKAAGLATDEQGFILVNDTLQSVSHPHIFAAGDIATMVNHPRPKAGVFAVRQGKPLFENLRRFLLGKSLKPYKPQKQYLSLIGTGDGKAIATRGFLTLPPHKLLWLWKDWIDRRFMKRFSNLPEMSLVNNKIQMTNDKGQMTKDKVMRCAGCGSKVGSTVLEKVLYRIKREQPLGEDRKDIIIGLDTPDDAAVVQVPADQLMVQTIDYFRSLINDPYIFGQISANHCLSDIFAMGALPQSALAIATIPYAAPAKVEETLYQLLSGAVKVLNQAQAPLIGGHTTEGAELGFGLSCNGLAYPDKLLRKSGMQPGQVLILTKAVGTGTLFAADMRRQAKGGWIDGAVESMLLSNQAAATCLLQYGATACTDVTGFGLLGHLMEMVQACGVAVELQLEAILVLAGARETVQQGIVSSLHPENLRASRYISNLGQWESHSNFPLLFDPQTSGGLLASIPEEEANSCLATLKAFGYEQTCIIGQVLPQVEGQKPITIS; encoded by the coding sequence ATGCAACAAAATTTACAGCCCATAGTCCAAGATTTAGTTCTGATTGGTGGTGGTCACAGTCATGCAATTGCGCTTTTGATGTTTGGCATGAAACCTCTTCCGGGAGTGCGATTAACTTTAATTACCGAAAAAAATGATACACCCTACTCTGGAATGCTACCAGGTCATATTGCCGGATTTTATAGCCATGATGAATGTCATATTGACTTGCGACGAAGCACAAACTTTGCTCAAGCGCAATTATATATAGACCGAGTAGTTGGTCTTGACCTGGAAAATAAAAAAGTTATTTGTGCTAACCGCCCAGAAGTAGCATTTGATGTGCTGTCAATTGACATTGGTAGTACTCCAGCGACGATTTCTGTACCAGGAGCAGCAGAATACGCAATTGGAGCAAAACCAGTATCAAAATTACTAGAACATTGGGATCAGCTATTAAAAAATTTAGCAGAAAAACCGCAAAAATCATTAAAGATTGCCATTGTCGGTGGAGGGGCTGGTGGTGTAGAGTTGTCGCTATCAATGCAAGCACATATAAAGGGTACTAGGGATTGGGGACTCTTTACTGGTGAGAACACTTCCCGTCTTGGTCAGGAACGCGGTCTTGGGGAGGCGCGGGTGCGGAAAGAGCGTCCGAACTTTAAGCGCCGTCGCCGTGGTTTCCTCCATGAGCAATTCCGAACTCGTAAGGGCTTGGTGCCAGATGGGGGACTGGCGAACCCAAAGGGGGACTGGGTACTTGATCGAAAAATGGGATCGGAGTTTCGATCCATTCCAGATTTTGGAGATTTCCCCGAATCTTCCTTCAAAAGGGAGGCTTTAGAAATTCATTTATTCCAGCGAGATGCTGAACTAATGCCTAGTTATCATCGGTCAGTGCGGCGTGTGGTCAAGCAACTTTTGATTGAACGCGGTATTCAACTGCACTTAGGGGAAAGTGTATGTAAAGTAGAACCAAAGCACCTCACCCCCAGCCCCTCTCCGCTTGCGGAGAGGGGGGAATATAAGGAGAGGGGGGAATATAAGATTGTGTGTGAATCTGGGTTAACAGTGGAGTGCGATCGCATTTTCTGGGTGACACAAGCATCAGCACCACAATGGTTTAAAGCAGCTGGGTTGGCAACTGACGAGCAGGGCTTTATTCTGGTCAATGACACATTGCAATCTGTGTCCCACCCACACATATTTGCAGCGGGGGATATTGCCACGATGGTAAATCATCCGCGTCCGAAAGCAGGAGTTTTTGCTGTTCGGCAAGGGAAGCCACTATTTGAGAATTTACGCCGATTTTTACTAGGAAAATCTCTCAAACCCTATAAACCGCAGAAACAATATTTAAGTTTAATAGGTACTGGCGATGGCAAAGCGATCGCCACACGCGGCTTTTTGACCTTGCCACCTCATAAATTATTGTGGCTGTGGAAAGATTGGATCGACCGTCGCTTTATGAAACGGTTCAGTAATCTTCCAGAAATGTCATTGGTCAATAACAAAATACAAATGACAAATGACAAAGGACAAATGACAAAGGACAAAGTAATGCGCTGTGCTGGATGTGGTTCTAAAGTGGGTAGTACAGTTTTAGAGAAAGTCCTCTACCGCATCAAGCGAGAACAACCTCTAGGGGAAGACAGAAAAGATATCATCATTGGTTTGGACACACCAGATGATGCAGCGGTGGTACAAGTGCCAGCCGATCAATTAATGGTGCAGACGATAGATTATTTTCGCAGTTTGATTAATGACCCGTATATTTTTGGGCAAATCAGCGCCAATCATTGCTTGAGTGATATTTTTGCAATGGGGGCTTTACCGCAAAGTGCCTTGGCTATAGCTACCATTCCCTACGCTGCACCAGCCAAAGTCGAAGAAACCCTCTATCAGCTATTATCTGGTGCGGTAAAGGTGCTAAATCAAGCACAAGCACCTCTGATTGGGGGGCACACAACTGAAGGCGCGGAACTCGGATTTGGCTTATCTTGCAATGGTTTAGCTTATCCTGACAAGTTGCTGCGTAAAAGTGGTATGCAACCAGGGCAAGTGTTAATTTTAACTAAAGCCGTGGGAACTGGGACATTATTTGCTGCTGACATGCGTCGCCAAGCTAAAGGTGGTTGGATTGATGGTGCGGTGGAGTCAATGCTGTTGTCAAATCAGGCTGCGGCTACATGTTTATTACAATATGGGGCAACGGCTTGCACTGACGTAACAGGCTTCGGCTTGTTGGGACACTTAATGGAGATGGTGCAAGCTTGTGGTGTAGCGGTGGAGTTGCAACTGGAAGCGATCCTAGTTTTAGCAGGCGCAAGAGAAACAGTACAACAAGGGATTGTTAGCTCACTGCATCCAGAAAATTTGCGTGCTTCACGTTATATTTCTAACTTGGGACAATGGGAATCTCACTCTAATTTTCCTTTATTATTTGACCCGCAAACCTCTGGTGGTCTTTTAGCCTCCATTCCCGAAGAAGAAGCTAATAGCTGTTTAGCTACACTTAAAGCCTTTGGTTATGAACAGACTTGTATAATTGGTCAAGTATTACCACAAGTTGAGGGTCAAAAGCCAATTACCATCAGCTAG
- a CDS encoding pentapeptide repeat-containing protein, with product MSGRKTDALKSWLIAITLLFSLSPTIIFFAVSKFEGLSNEQKVVNRNQALNTTATFFLGLAVMVNAFYAAKRTEAMQKSAIAAEKSNEIGIKNLQLAQEQLIAERWMTAVTQLGHEDVATRTGAIYALEKVAQDSPQEYWTIMEILTAFVRENAGIKIDRENSVEELAKIARISTDVQAALTVIGRRNPQQDRENQKLDLRNTDIRRVDLTNANLQRLDLRGANLIKADLRKANLFETDLEGAKLCGTVLYEANLQSCNLQEANLCGANLNKANLCGANLRSANLSGTSLRAANFSGANLYKANLQGANLKVANLSKAKLFLANLQGAKLGKANLQLTGLIGANLSQANLNGANLQQANLNAAKLEYTEVFFANFCEASLREADLSGANLMGTNLQKAMFHEANLCGANLMGADLFGTNLCDVKLAGANLTGAKNLQSQQIRFAVGDRTTVLPAYLETPVHWMRSEYSHQSASEAE from the coding sequence ATGTCTGGCAGGAAGACAGACGCATTAAAAAGTTGGTTGATAGCAATCACACTCCTGTTTAGTTTATCACCGACTATAATTTTCTTTGCTGTCTCAAAATTTGAGGGATTGTCAAATGAACAAAAAGTTGTTAACAGAAATCAAGCATTAAATACAACAGCCACATTTTTTCTAGGATTGGCTGTTATGGTTAATGCTTTCTATGCAGCCAAGCGTACCGAAGCAATGCAAAAAAGTGCGATCGCTGCTGAAAAAAGCAATGAAATTGGCATCAAAAACTTACAGCTAGCGCAAGAGCAGTTGATTGCAGAACGCTGGATGACAGCGGTGACTCAACTCGGGCATGAGGATGTAGCAACACGGACAGGGGCAATTTATGCCTTAGAAAAAGTAGCCCAGGATTCACCACAAGAATACTGGACAATTATGGAAATCCTCACTGCCTTTGTGCGAGAAAATGCTGGCATCAAGATAGATCGGGAAAACTCTGTTGAGGAACTCGCAAAAATAGCAAGAATTTCCACAGATGTACAAGCAGCCCTGACAGTAATTGGCAGACGCAATCCGCAACAAGACCGAGAAAATCAAAAACTCGATCTACGCAATACAGATATCAGACGAGTAGACTTGACAAATGCCAATTTGCAACGTCTAGACTTGCGGGGAGCAAACTTGATTAAAGCAGACCTGCGGAAAGCTAACTTGTTTGAGACAGACCTCGAAGGTGCTAAACTTTGCGGCACAGTTCTTTATGAAGCCAATTTGCAATCATGCAATCTGCAAGAAGCCAACCTCTGTGGGGCAAATTTAAATAAAGCCAACCTCTGTGGGGCAAACTTGCGGTCTGCGAATTTATCTGGAACTAGTTTGCGTGCTGCCAATTTCTCAGGAGCAAACCTGTACAAGGCTAACTTGCAAGGAGCAAACCTAAAAGTAGCTAATCTCTCGAAAGCCAAGTTGTTTCTTGCCAACTTGCAAGGAGCAAAGCTTGGTAAAGCCAACTTACAACTGACAGGATTAATAGGTGCAAACCTCAGCCAAGCTAACCTAAATGGAGCTAATTTGCAACAAGCAAATTTGAACGCCGCCAAACTCGAATATACAGAGGTATTTTTTGCTAATTTCTGTGAAGCCAGCCTTAGAGAAGCGGATCTTTCAGGAGCAAACCTGATGGGAACAAACTTGCAAAAAGCTATGTTCCATGAAGCTAATCTCTGCGGTGCAAATCTCATGGGAGCCGATCTGTTCGGAACAAATCTGTGTGATGTCAAGCTAGCAGGGGCAAACTTGACAGGAGCCAAAAATTTGCAATCACAGCAGATTAGGTTTGCAGTAGGCGATCGCACAACCGTTCTACCAGCCTATTTGGAAACTCCTGTACATTGGATGCGTTCCGAATATTCACATCAATCTGCTTCTGAAGCAGAATAA
- a CDS encoding choice-of-anchor Q domain-containing protein — protein sequence MAIIEVTTAADSGEGSLRAAIASAEAGDTIKFASSLSNQTIKLNSGELSITKNLTIDGGGAANLTISGENASRVFDLEKQSNVTLRNLNIANGKTTKEGGGIRVDFGGTITVDNCQFSNNRAGKGGAIHLGLNGKATVLNSRFDSNDGTLAKSPFSAGAIATAGVGVLTVKGCEFTNNKGINGGALYSIQGELTVEKSVFRNNSSEHGMGGGAILADGADPKGNKAIEGGTIAIRDSRFEGNQTKGEGGAIMSWGYNPDEIIIEDSTFVGNSAKFSEKGVARGGAVRSHGKLTVKNSTFADNTSDNQGGALWLDGPHEINLINSTLSQNKAIKDAGGAAFISNGENVPVNIVNTTIVKNDAGRACGAIWFGHKNKPVKLTNSIVAHNTSATRLQQQVVFQLQDGGGNIEYSEDEIANQVVAGSKKVDPLVGDLQNIDGHLVHKLASNSPAINAGKKGTGIPTIDQLGVERDGTPDAGAFEVVSSKPAEVLSSNSTQPSTSSGQNQSNPNSTSTVMGTSLIKGDERNDNLKGSESNEKLVGNNGGDTINGNGGNDVLLGGNDNDFLNGGNGQDILIGGNGKDVLIGGAGKDKFSYENFSQRGDTVFYFEPTKDVIDISKVLNGSTSSSRKSFQEYVQLKQVGSDTVVNVDVDGSLNRNNFQELLKLKNVTASSLTENNFVL from the coding sequence ATGGCTATCATAGAAGTAACTACTGCCGCAGATAGTGGAGAAGGTTCTTTACGAGCAGCGATCGCATCTGCCGAAGCAGGAGATACCATCAAGTTTGCTTCCAGCCTCTCCAACCAAACTATCAAACTCAACAGTGGGGAGCTTAGCATTACCAAGAATCTGACCATTGATGGAGGAGGTGCCGCAAATTTAACGATTAGCGGCGAAAATGCCAGTCGAGTATTTGATCTAGAGAAACAAAGCAATGTTACGCTACGAAACCTAAACATCGCCAACGGTAAGACGACGAAAGAAGGTGGTGGTATCAGAGTCGATTTCGGTGGCACTATAACGGTAGACAATTGTCAATTCAGCAATAATCGCGCTGGTAAAGGCGGAGCCATCCATCTTGGTTTAAATGGTAAGGCGACAGTGCTGAACAGCCGCTTTGACAGCAACGATGGAACCTTAGCAAAATCTCCGTTCAGCGCTGGGGCGATCGCCACCGCTGGTGTCGGTGTATTAACTGTCAAAGGTTGCGAATTCACCAATAACAAGGGAATAAATGGCGGAGCGCTGTATAGCATACAGGGTGAGTTGACAGTAGAAAAATCAGTCTTTCGTAACAACAGTTCAGAACATGGAATGGGTGGCGGCGCTATATTGGCCGATGGAGCAGACCCGAAAGGAAATAAAGCCATTGAGGGAGGTACAATTGCCATCCGTGATAGTCGCTTTGAAGGGAATCAGACCAAAGGTGAAGGCGGCGCAATCATGTCCTGGGGTTACAATCCAGACGAGATAATTATTGAGGACAGCACCTTCGTTGGCAACTCAGCAAAATTCAGCGAAAAAGGGGTCGCACGAGGGGGTGCGGTGCGATCTCACGGCAAACTAACAGTTAAGAACAGCACCTTTGCCGACAATACTTCCGACAACCAAGGTGGAGCTCTCTGGTTAGATGGACCCCATGAAATAAATCTCATCAACAGCACCTTGTCTCAAAATAAGGCGATCAAAGATGCGGGTGGGGCAGCGTTCATTAGCAATGGCGAAAATGTTCCTGTCAACATTGTCAATACCACCATTGTCAAAAACGATGCCGGACGGGCTTGTGGGGCAATTTGGTTCGGACATAAGAATAAGCCTGTAAAACTTACCAACTCAATTGTTGCTCACAATACGTCAGCTACTCGGTTACAACAACAGGTTGTGTTTCAATTACAAGATGGTGGCGGCAACATCGAATACTCAGAAGATGAGATAGCTAATCAAGTTGTAGCGGGTAGTAAGAAGGTTGACCCTCTTGTTGGAGATTTACAAAATATTGACGGGCATCTAGTACATAAGCTCGCATCAAACAGCCCCGCCATCAATGCTGGTAAAAAAGGTACCGGTATACCCACTATAGATCAACTGGGAGTGGAGCGAGATGGTACACCAGATGCTGGAGCATTTGAGGTGGTTTCTAGTAAACCTGCCGAGGTGCTTTCCAGTAACAGTACTCAACCTAGCACATCTTCAGGACAGAATCAGTCCAATCCCAATTCAACCAGCACTGTCATGGGTACTTCGCTCATTAAGGGTGATGAACGTAATGACAACCTCAAAGGCAGTGAAAGCAACGAAAAATTAGTTGGTAACAATGGTGGCGATACTATCAATGGTAACGGAGGAAATGATGTCTTGCTTGGTGGCAATGACAATGATTTCTTAAATGGTGGTAATGGTCAAGATATCCTAATTGGTGGCAATGGTAAGGATGTCCTGATTGGTGGAGCAGGCAAGGACAAGTTTTCTTACGAAAACTTTTCGCAAAGGGGTGATACCGTCTTCTATTTTGAACCGACAAAAGACGTGATTGATATTAGCAAAGTTTTGAATGGATCTACATCTTCCAGCCGCAAATCTTTCCAGGAATACGTACAACTAAAGCAAGTCGGCTCTGACACGGTTGTTAACGTTGACGTAGATGGTAGCCTCAACCGCAATAATTTTCAGGAACTTTTGAAGCTGAAAAACGTTACAGCTAGTAGTTTGACTGAGAATAACTTCGTTTTATAA